In Streptococcus dysgalactiae subsp. dysgalactiae, the following are encoded in one genomic region:
- a CDS encoding cold-shock protein yields MAQGTVKWFNAEKGFGFISTENAQDVFAHFSAIQTNGFKTLEEGQKVEFDVEEGQRGPQAVNITKLA; encoded by the coding sequence ATGGCACAAGGTACAGTTAAATGGTTTAACGCTGAAAAAGGTTTCGGTTTTATTTCAACTGAGAACGCTCAAGATGTCTTCGCGCATTTTTCAGCAATCCAAACTAATGGTTTCAAAACATTAGAAGAAGGACAAAAAGTGGAATTTGACGTTGAAGAAGGTCAACGTGGCCCTCAAGCAGTTAATATCACTAAATTAGCTTAG
- a CDS encoding amidohydrolase family protein, whose translation MQRILANDEDCHSFSYHPLETLQRHFWFDTANFLEASLLHNNEILGNQRLLAGSDFPYFQNQKYTRAFSYIREANLTDNQKTAILETNAKALYGKRWPLSKPH comes from the coding sequence ATGCAACGCATTCTCGCTAATGATGAGGACTGTCATAGCTTTTCATACCATCCGCTTGAAACCTTGCAGAGGCACTTCTGGTTTGATACAGCAAACTTCCTTGAAGCCTCCCTTCTCCATAATAATGAGATTTTAGGAAATCAACGCTTATTGGCAGGAAGTGATTTTCCTTATTTCCAAAATCAAAAATATACTCGGGCATTTTCTTACATCCGAGAAGCAAACTTGACTGACAATCAGAAAACAGCTATTTTAGAGACTAATGCTAAAGCCCTTTACGGTAAGCGTTGGCCACTTTCTAAACCTCATTAA
- a CDS encoding MarR family winged helix-turn-helix transcriptional regulator, whose translation MREKNTVYLIKRANLSFDKIANHTLASYGITHSQFKCLKYLYLFENGSLNQRDLEHYFNMSNPTVTRILQNLEKEGWIRRLANGKDKRQKQLYLTDKALSMQETFKEIATQLENQLTQRLTDDELNDLQTLLRKMLAISLTAEKGADRDHI comes from the coding sequence ATGCGCGAGAAAAACACTGTTTACCTGATTAAACGTGCTAATTTAAGTTTTGATAAAATTGCCAATCATACGCTGGCATCCTATGGCATTACCCATAGCCAATTTAAGTGCCTCAAATACCTTTATCTCTTTGAGAATGGTAGCCTTAACCAGAGGGATTTGGAGCATTATTTTAACATGAGCAATCCAACTGTCACGAGGATTCTGCAAAATTTGGAGAAAGAAGGGTGGATTAGACGGCTAGCTAATGGCAAGGATAAGCGTCAAAAGCAGTTGTACCTCACTGACAAAGCCTTGAGTATGCAAGAAACCTTTAAGGAGATTGCCACCCAACTGGAAAATCAGTTGACCCAACGCCTTACTGATGACGAATTGAATGACCTCCAAACCTTATTACGTAAAATGTTAGCCATTTCGCTAACTGCCGAGAAAGGAGCAGACCGTGATCACATTTAG